The following nucleotide sequence is from Caldicellulosiruptor saccharolyticus DSM 8903.
GCCCAGAAATGGCAAGATACATGGAACTTTTTCAGACCTCATAATGGTAAAGGAATGAACGGGAGGACACCATTCGAAAAATTCATAGCTTCAAAATCTCTGGTCTCCTCCCATATATTTCAATTTCCTACATTACTTCTTGAGGATATTATGAAAAAAGTAGGCACCTTCTATTCTCTGTTCTGTAATAAATTTGGTGGTAAATATGTCTTCACCACGTACCCTTTTTAAAAAAATTTTTATTGGTATTATTTGGATTTTAACCTTACCTTTTAAAATCTTTGTTCACCTTTTTTAACTTCTTTGAAAGAAGTATAATTAAAATAACACATAGCAAAAATGTAAATACGGAAAGATATCTTGAACATAAAGGTGAAACTGCATGATAAGATGTGCAAAATTTTCTGACCTTCCGCAGATTGCCGAGATTTTCAGAGAAGCGTTTAGTGACAGTATAGAGTTTTATTTCAACAACAGAATTAAAAACTCTGCTATAGAGGACATATTCAAAGTGGTCCTTCTTGCCGAACCTCATGGTTTTTTAGTGTACGAAGACAAAGAAAATAAAAAGATTGCAGGATATATCTGTGTGGTAAAAGACATCAAAAAGGTCTGGTTAGCGGCTGTAGCGTCATTATCCATCTTCAAATGGGTTGTCAAGTGGATATTAGGCCTTTATGGATTTGGTATAAAACCAATCTGGAAGATTCTTTCTAACAAGCTTGACTTTTTTAAATTCCAGACAAAATATGGAAGTGGAATCTGCGCTCAAATTCTGTCAATTGCTACACGCAAATCATATAGAGGAAAAAACATTGGAACAAAGCTTGTTGAAGCAGGATTAAATTTTCTGAAATCAAAAGGAGTAAAACAAGTCAAGTTAGAGGTAAGACCGGATAACTTACCGGCTATAAAGCTTTATAAGAAATTTGGATTTTACCAGATAGGAATGTCACGAGATCCACAAGGAAAATGGATTGTTATGAAAAAAGACTTTTAGAAACCAGCAAGGGGGCTGCCGTTAAAATATTTTCGGTCAGCCCCTTTATCAAAGTGTCAATTTTTTACATTGAAACCATCTGAACATTATTTTGAATTGTCTGAATATCTCTCTGTGCTTTTGTTATATCATCCTGTTTTGCCATCTCAACAGGATACCAACCTTTCTGAGATAAAAAATCAAATATTTGCTTTTGATGATCAAACATTCTGTTTAAGATTGACATAGTTTCTTTTCTAAGTGCATTGTTGGAACTTTCCAAAATCAAGTTCGTAAGTGCCATCGCCTGAAGCTTCATAGCATTCAAAAGTGAAAAAGCAATGTCTCTATCTGACAAGGTCTTCATACTAATTTCACTCCTTTCTCTGTTATTGAATGCTTGGATTTTCAATAAACCTTGACAAAATAGCTATGTCACTTTTGCAGTGGGTTACACACTGCTGGCAAAGGTTTTTGAGTGAGATGTCTGTAATTTGGTCAGAAACACCTGCGATGAAATTGATTGAATTTTGCATCATCTTAATATTGTCTTCTAAAAACATGAGCTCTTTTGAACTGATGTTGGCCACGTATTCCTACCTCCTTTCTTTAATGAGAAGAATTTAAATTTTTATTAAGCTACATATTTATTTTTGTTATAACGAGATTTTTTTATTCAAACAAGAAAAATCCCATTTTTTTCAATAAGTAAGGAGTTATCTTATTTGTTATTGGCAAACCATTTTTCTTTTGAAAAAGATTTATAGCTGCTTCCATTGCAAGACCATACTTTCCGTCAACCTCACCATGATAAAAGCCAAGTTCTTTAAGCCGCCTCTGTACCGCCATCACATCGTCGCCTGTGTCTCCAGGAAAAATTGTCCTAAAACCATTTCTAAATTCACCATATGCACCTTCTGAGAGAATAACAGTAGTGCCAATAGGTATGTACGAAAATAATTCCTTTATATCATCATTTCGCATCCTCACACAACCTTGGCTCACATGCGCACCAATATAGTTTTCGTATATAGTTCCATGAATACCATATTTTCCGTATCTAACATTCAAACCCATCCATCTTCCCCCAAAACCGTCGCCCCAGTATGCTTTTGAGATTATTCTAAATGTGCCCACAGGAGTTGGTGTAGAAGGCTTTCCGGGAGAAATTGGATATGATTTATAGAGAATTCCATTTTTGAATACATATAGCTTACTATCATCAATTGAGACAAAGATTAAGTATGGATTTGAAAAATGCTGAGAAAATACTGAAATCAGGATAAAACAAATTGATATTACTATTATTGAAAGTATTACCATTAATTTTTTATTTACTATTTTTCTTTTCATCCTGCCTGCAAAAAACTTTATCATTTCAGTAAATATAGTATATGCTTATTGCCGTTATAATATTAAAAGGTGGAGCACAAAACTTCCTTGATTTTTTTTTGCTTGTGCTCCACCTTTAAAATCTTTTGTTTTAGCACAGACACTCTGAGTGTTCTTCTTTGTTTGAAAGTTTTACAATCTTATTATTGTCATCTACAAATACAATCTTTGGCATGTGAGTTTTGTATTCCTCCATTGTAAGCAAACAATAAGCCATTATAATCACCTTATCTCCAACCTGCACAAGACGAGCAGCTGCCCCATTTAAGCAAATTGTTCCACTTCCTCTCTCGCCTTTGATGACGTATGTTTCAAATCTTTCACCATTGTTTATATTTACAACCTGAACCTTCTCATTTTCCAATATTCCAGCTGCTTCCATAAGTTCTTCATCAATTGTGATACTTCCAACATAATTTAAATTGGCCTCTGTAACAGTTGCTCTGTGTATCTTTGATTTTAAAACCTCAATCAGCATCCTTTCTATCATACCTCCACAACTATATTGTCGATAAGTCTGGTTGTTCCAACAAACACTGCCAAGGCTATTAATACTTTACCTTCAACCTTTGAAATTGGTTCAAATGTATCATAATTGACAAATTCAATATAATCAATCTTTGTATACTTTTCCTTTAAAATCAAATCTTCCATTGCCTTTTTTAGCTTTGAAACATTCCTTTCGCCTTTTTCAATCAAATCCTTTGCTAAATTCAACGCTCTATACAAAACTGTTGCTGATTTTCTCTCATCACCAGAAAGATATGTGTTTCGCGAACTCATTGCAAGTCCATCTTCTTCACGCACAATTGGGCATGGAACAATCTCAACATCTAAATTCAGGTCCTTTACCATCTGCTTAATAACAGCAAGCTGCTGTGCATCCTTTTGCCCAAAATATGCCCTATCAGGGTTTACAATGTTAAAAAGCTTTAGCACAACAGTTGCAACACCATCAAAATGCCCTGGCCTTGACTTGCCACACATAATATCTGTTATCTTCTTGACAGATACAACTGTTTTAAAGTCATCTGGATACATTTCTTTTACTGAGGGATAGAAGACATAATCTACCCCTTCTTTCTCAGCCAAATTTTTGTCTCTCTCAAAATCACGAGGATACCTGTCATAGTCTTCATTTGGTCCAAATTGAATTGGATTTACAAAAATACTCATAATTGTTATATCATTTTGGCTTTTTGATTTTCTAACCAAGCTCAAATGTCCTTCATGCAAATATCCCATTGTTGGAACAAACCCTATTGTCTTCCCTTCCTTTTTAAGTTTTTTGACAATATCTTTCATCTCGTGGATTTTCCCAACAACAACCATCAGTAACTATGCTCCTTTCCTGGAAATTCTCCTCTTTTAACCTCATCAATATACTTAGAAACAGCATCCTTAATTATACTGCCAACTTCAGCATACCTTTTCACAAATTTAGGTTTGAAGTCTTCATACATTCCAAGCATGTCATAGCATACAAGCACCTGCCCATCGCAATAAGGACCTGCACCAATGCCAATTATGGGTACTTTCACACTTTCTTGAACCTGTTTTGCAACCATTGCTGGAACCTTTTCAAGAACAATTGCAAAAACACCTACCTCTTCAAGCTTTTTCGCATCTTCTATTAACTTTTTTGCTTCTTTTTCCTCTTTTGCACGAAGATCATAGCCACCAAATACATTCACAGACTGAGGTGTAAGACCCAAGTGCCCCATAACAGGAATCTGAGCTTTAATAACAGCTTCTATCTTGTCAATAACATCATCGCACCCTTCTATCTTAACTGCATATGCACCAGCCCTAATTAACCTTCCAG
It contains:
- a CDS encoding GNAT family N-acetyltransferase → MIRCAKFSDLPQIAEIFREAFSDSIEFYFNNRIKNSAIEDIFKVVLLAEPHGFLVYEDKENKKIAGYICVVKDIKKVWLAAVASLSIFKWVVKWILGLYGFGIKPIWKILSNKLDFFKFQTKYGSGICAQILSIATRKSYRGKNIGTKLVEAGLNFLKSKGVKQVKLEVRPDNLPAIKLYKKFGFYQIGMSRDPQGKWIVMKKDF
- a CDS encoding spore coat protein: MKTLSDRDIAFSLLNAMKLQAMALTNLILESSNNALRKETMSILNRMFDHQKQIFDFLSQKGWYPVEMAKQDDITKAQRDIQTIQNNVQMVSM
- a CDS encoding L,D-transpeptidase family protein; this translates as MKRKIVNKKLMVILSIIVISICFILISVFSQHFSNPYLIFVSIDDSKLYVFKNGILYKSYPISPGKPSTPTPVGTFRIISKAYWGDGFGGRWMGLNVRYGKYGIHGTIYENYIGAHVSQGCVRMRNDDIKELFSYIPIGTTVILSEGAYGEFRNGFRTIFPGDTGDDVMAVQRRLKELGFYHGEVDGKYGLAMEAAINLFQKKNGLPITNKITPYLLKKMGFFLFE
- the panD gene encoding aspartate 1-decarboxylase, with product MLIEVLKSKIHRATVTEANLNYVGSITIDEELMEAAGILENEKVQVVNINNGERFETYVIKGERGSGTICLNGAAARLVQVGDKVIIMAYCLLTMEEYKTHMPKIVFVDDNNKIVKLSNKEEHSECLC
- the panC gene encoding pantoate--beta-alanine ligase, whose protein sequence is MVVVGKIHEMKDIVKKLKKEGKTIGFVPTMGYLHEGHLSLVRKSKSQNDITIMSIFVNPIQFGPNEDYDRYPRDFERDKNLAEKEGVDYVFYPSVKEMYPDDFKTVVSVKKITDIMCGKSRPGHFDGVATVVLKLFNIVNPDRAYFGQKDAQQLAVIKQMVKDLNLDVEIVPCPIVREEDGLAMSSRNTYLSGDERKSATVLYRALNLAKDLIEKGERNVSKLKKAMEDLILKEKYTKIDYIEFVNYDTFEPISKVEGKVLIALAVFVGTTRLIDNIVVEV
- the panB gene encoding 3-methyl-2-oxobutanoate hydroxymethyltransferase, producing the protein MNKVTTKTLFEKKQKGEKITMLTAYDYTFAKLFDSCMVDILLVGDSLGMVILGYDSTIPVTMEDMEHHVKAVARGTKYSMVVADMPFLSYHTTPEEAVRNAGRLIRAGAYAVKIEGCDDVIDKIEAVIKAQIPVMGHLGLTPQSVNVFGGYDLRAKEEKEAKKLIEDAKKLEEVGVFAIVLEKVPAMVAKQVQESVKVPIIGIGAGPYCDGQVLVCYDMLGMYEDFKPKFVKRYAEVGSIIKDAVSKYIDEVKRGEFPGKEHSY